A region from the Tachysurus vachellii isolate PV-2020 chromosome 25, HZAU_Pvac_v1, whole genome shotgun sequence genome encodes:
- the epb41b gene encoding protein 4.1b isoform X11, whose translation MTTFPCRVILLDGAVIERDLEKKAVGQVLFNKVCEYLNLLERDYFGLAAWDSSNNKVWLKFSKPVHKQIKSHDATFTFSVKFYPPDPSLLAEDITRYLLCLQLRTDILASRLPCPPDILAVLGSYTVQAEFGDYNPELHGKEFFSNIPLAPNQTPELEEAVAELHQTLKSMSPAEADQGFLQNVKTLHMYGVHLHPAKDASGGDVMLGVCADGLVVYEDEENTQSFSWPTVLNIFYKHSNFQARVSHSEDASENTIKFTLPSYRACKCLWKNAVEHHGFFRNFKDLAKAPLQLGSRYRFDGLTHEESLEVSSTIKQAAPRFARSAIKRKAKESFLVDMKRPNRTEFVDWFQLLGSDETWPAYSPDKYQVTAGETLAYKGREEVDELDNEWFQLLGGRSFPTQHSYSSLSSDSDILESDKFQLWKLQADDWFVLLEPHTYQPGVRHWKTQQLSFQSSQAEEQTEELEYIKGNSEKSINIVWKRKEVDAVTEQHEEVEVERNSISPDVVGKNLELETRDSEQIVKVMREMMEGEVDGEELQTVVMYEQRRQVVEPYTGQLQEAFVEQIFRGMEVVDTVRELMLKTGEVVSEENVEDLEKTLQEVESVERTLQDIERLKVKLQEVELLEQKLQEVQQAGRQLGENDDWYILLENKLMASSAPVRLVGVETSEKKLQKKLEQGDRGDWYLMLDRKPLVVSSANAGLTMDTTERKAEMSQWTEEKLQRANTLTRVQMKDDWYILLDLLPRPTQTTQPALPQSVETVQSSWMNVVEEHKNFDEEFKWREERTIYVGETQPILPVQREEQTEKQVDDDWFIQRYVPPKEAGKQRAVDVHKETKEEEVQLIKTQVKTIIIEEERREMLETSHEVGQMNPIPFEKRDVPSGLTMDTTERKAEMSQWTEEKLQRANTLTRVQMKDDWYILLDLLPRPTQTTQPALPQSAVDVHKETREEEVQLIKTQVKIMKSEEERRETLETSHEVIQMKPIPFEKRNVPSGATFYTTEQRAEIRQWIGEELQRANTLTPVQMKDDWYILLDFLPRPTQTTQPALTPSEGVSDTWILEEKRLREVQKGRLSKDVKRSHVVEDKILHPYVPAPKAEERHREVIDDWFLLLEPVSKISVNIYKRAEEDQRRKDELFKKQALAEDRRKVAGFRHPSVPIIPLTPADQPMTSTPTAQSVRITRPTYQEERLKRLEITQEITQDIKQESKVESESIIKRKKREKRIEGESIYIRHSILMLEDSDVTQEIVLNHHASVSELKRIFMEDMPVFGPTEWDRRLSTYTPVIYPKLSNGELFNGIDIMGAEGLSVM comes from the exons ATGACAACGTTTCCTTGCCGAGTTATTCTTTTGGACGGCGCTGTCATTGAGCGAGACTTAGAG AAAAAAGCAGTGGGCCAGGTTCTGTTTAATAAAGTCTGTGAGTATCTCAATCTTCTAGAGAGGGACTATTTTGGCCTGGCAGCATGGGATTCATCTAACAATAAG GTGTGGTTGAAATTTTCCAAACCGGTTCACAAGCAGATCAAAA GTCATGatgctacatttacattcagtGTCAAGTTTTACCCACCTGACCCCTCTTTACTGGCTGAGGACATTACAAG ATACTTACTGTGCCTTCAGCTCAGGACAGACATCCTGGCAAGCCGTCTGCCATGTCCACCAGATATTTTGGCAGTTTTGGGATCATACACAGTCCAGGCAGAATTTGGAGATTATAACCCTGAACTACACGGGAAAGAGTTCTTCAGTAATATTCCCCTTGCACCCAATCAAACTCCAGAGCTGGAGGAGGCTGTGGCAGAGCTCCATCAAACACTCAA ATCCATGAGTCCTGCTGAAGCAGATCAGGGTTTCCTGCAGAATGTCAAGACGCTCCACATGTACGGAGTACATCTGCATCCTGCTAAG GATGCCAGTGGTGGAGATGTGATGCtgggtgtgtgtgctgatggtCTAGTAGTGTATGAGGATGAGGAAAACACACAGAGTTTCAGCTGGCCCAcagttctgaatattttttacaaacacaGCAACTTCCAAGCCAGGGTTTCTCACTCAGAG GATGCATCTGAAAATACCATCAAATTCACTCTTCCCAGCTACCGTGCATGCAAATGCCTGTGGAAAAATGCTGTGGAGCATCATGGCTTCTTCAG GAATTTTAAGGACCTAGCCAAGGCTCCCCTCCAGTTGGGTTCAAGGTATCGTTTTGACGGTCTCACTCATGAGGAATCTCTAGAGGTCAGCTCCACCATCAAGCAAGCAGCTCCACGCTTTGCACGCTCAGCCATCAAGAGGAAAG CAAAAGAAAGCTTTCTTGTGGATATGAAGCGCCCAAACAGAACCGAATTTGTCGACTGGTTTCAACTGCTTGGCTCTGATGAAACATGGCCTGCTTATAGCCCAG ATAAGTACCAAGTGACAGCTGGAGAGACACTTGCTTATAAAGGAAGAGAGGAAGTGGATGAACTGGATAATGAGTGGTTTCAGCTGTTGGGTGGGCGCTCCTTTCCCACTCAGCATTCTTACTCATCCTTATCTTCAG ATTCTGACATTTTGGAAAGTGATAAATTCCAGCTTTGGAAACTGCAAGCTGATGACTGGTTTGTTCTCCTCGAACCCCACACATATCAGCCCGGTGTAAGGCACTGGAAGACCCAACAAT TGTCTTTCCAGTCCTCTCAAGCAGAAGAGCAGACAGAAGAGCTGGAATATATAAAAGGAAACTCAGAGAAGAGTATAAATATTGtctggaaaagaaaagaggttGATGCTGTGACAGAGCAACACGAGGAAGTGGAAGTGGAAAGAAACTCAATAAGTCCAGATGTTGTTGGCAAAAATCTAGAGTTGGAAACTAGGGACAGTGAGCAAATAGTGAAAGTTATGAGGGAAATGATGGAAGGTGAGGTGGATGGAGAAGAATTACAAACAGTAGTAATGTATGAACAGAGAAGGCAGGTGGTGGAACCTTATACTGGACAACTTCAGGAGGCTTTTGTTGAACAAATATTTAGAGGGATGGAAGTCGTAGACACGGTACGTGAACTGATGTTAAAGACAGGTGAAGTGGTGTCTGAGGAAAATGTAGAGGATTTAGAGAAAACATTACAAGAAGTGGAGAGCGTTGAAAGAACACTGCAGGACATAGAAAGGCTAAAAGTCAAATTACAGGAAGTAGAATTATTGGAGCAAAAACTACAAGAAGTGCAGCAGGCAGGAAGACAGCTTGGGGAGAACGATGATTGGTACATTTTGCTGGAGAACAAACTGATGGCATCTTCAGCACCTGTGAGACTTGTAGGAGTGGAAACTTCTGAAAAAAAGCTGCAGAAAAAACTTGAACAAGGAGACAGAGGAGACTGGTACCTTATGCTGGATCGCAAACCCTTAGTGGTATCTTCAGCAAATGCAG GTCTTACCATGGACACAACAGAGCGGAAAGCAGAGATGAGTCAGTGGACAGAGGAGAAACTCCAGAGAGCAAACACTCTAACACGTGTCCAGATGAAAGACGACTGGTACATTTTGCTGGACTTGCTCCCACGACCTACACAGACCACACAACCTGCACTGCCTCAATCAG TAGAGACTGTCCAGTCATCTTGGATGAATGTGGTAGAGGAGCACAAAAACTTCGATGAAGAGTTCAaatggagagaggagagaacaaTTTATGTGGGAGAAACACAACCAATTTTACCAGTACAAAGagaagaacagacagagaaacaggtgGATGATGACTGGTTTATCCAGCGGTACGTTCCTCCTAAAGAAGCAGGTAAACAGAGAG CTGTAGATGTTCACAAAGAGACCAAAGAGGAGGAGGTACAACTAATCAAAACACAAGTAAAAACGATAATAAttgaagaggagagaagagaaatgctAGAAACATCTCATGAAGTGGGTCAGATGAATCCAATCCCATTCGAGAAGAGAGATGTTCCTTCAG GTCTTACCATGGACACAACAGAGCGGAAAGCAGAGATGAGTCAGTGGACAGAGGAGAAACTCCAGAGAGCAAACACTCTAACACGTGTCCAGATGAAAGACGACTGGTACATTTTGCTGGACTTGCTCCCACGACCTACACAGACCACACAACCTGCACTGCCTCAATCAG CTGTAGATGTTCACAAAGAGACCAGAGAGGAGGAAGTACAGCTAATCAAAACGcaagtaaaaataatgaaatctgaggaggagagaagagaaacgCTAGAAACATCTCATGAGGTGATTCAGATGAAACCAATTCCATTTGAGAAGAGAAATGTTCCTTCAG GTGCTAccttttatacaacagagcaaaGAGCAGAGATTAGACAGTGGATAGGGGAGGAACTCCAAAGAGCAAACACTCTAACACCTGTCCAGATGAAAGACGACTGGTACATTTTGCTGGACTTCCTTCCACGGCCTACACAGACCACACAACCTGCACTGACTCCATCAG AGGGTGTGTCAGACACATGGATTCTGGAAGAAAAGAGATTAAGGGAGGTGCAGAAGGGACGACTCAGTAAGGACGTAAAGAGAAGCCATGTGGTGGAGGACAAAATACTTCATCCATATGTGCCTGCACCAAAAGCAGAAGAGCGTCATCGGGAGGTGATTGATGATTGGTTCCTCCTGCTGGAGCCCGTTTCTAAAATAtcag TGAACATTTACAAGAGAGCCGAGGAGGACCAGCGTAGGAAGGACGAGTTGTTTAAGAAGCAAGCCTTGGCAGAAGACAGAAGAAAAGTGGCAG gattCAGACATCCATCAGTCCCTATCATCCCACTGACTCCAGCTGATCAGCCAATGACATCAACTCCCACTGCACAATCTGTTCGCATCACAAGACCCACTTATCAAGAGGAGCGTCTAAAGAGACTGGAAATCACACAGGAGATCACACAAGATATAAAGCAAGAATCTAAG GTGGAATCAGAGTCCATCATTAAGAGAAAG aaaagagagaagagaattgAGGGTGAATCCATTTATATCCGTCACAGCATTCTAATGTTAGAG gactcTGATGTGACTCAGGAGATTGTGTTGAATCATCATGCCAGTGTCAGTGAGTTAAAGCGCATCTTTATGGAGGACATGCCTGTGTTCGGTCCCACTGAGTGGGACAGGCGTCTCTCTACATACACTCCTGTCATTTACCCCAAATTATCCAACGGCGAGCT
- the epb41b gene encoding protein 4.1b isoform X4, whose amino-acid sequence MTTFPCRVILLDGAVIERDLEKKAVGQVLFNKVCEYLNLLERDYFGLAAWDSSNNKVWLKFSKPVHKQIKSHDATFTFSVKFYPPDPSLLAEDITRYLLCLQLRTDILASRLPCPPDILAVLGSYTVQAEFGDYNPELHGKEFFSNIPLAPNQTPELEEAVAELHQTLKSMSPAEADQGFLQNVKTLHMYGVHLHPAKDASGGDVMLGVCADGLVVYEDEENTQSFSWPTVLNIFYKHSNFQARVSHSEDASENTIKFTLPSYRACKCLWKNAVEHHGFFRNFKDLAKAPLQLGSRYRFDGLTHEESLEVSSTIKQAAPRFARSAIKRKAKESFLVDMKRPNRTEFVDWFQLLGSDETWPAYSPDKYQVTAGETLAYKGREEVDELDNEWFQLLGGRSFPTQHSYSSLSSDSDILESDKFQLWKLQADDWFVLLEPHTYQPGVRHWKTQQLSFQSSQAEEQTEELEYIKGNSEKSINIVWKRKEVDAVTEQHEEVEVERNSISPDVVGKNLELETRDSEQIVKVMREMMEGEVDGEELQTVVMYEQRRQVVEPYTGQLQEAFVEQIFRGMEVVDTVRELMLKTGEVVSEENVEDLEKTLQEVESVERTLQDIERLKVKLQEVELLEQKLQEVQQAGRQLGENDDWYILLENKLMASSAPVRLVGVETSEKKLQKKLEQGDRGDWYLMLDRKPLVVSSANAGLTMDTTERKAEMSQWTEEKLQRANTLTRVQMKDDWYILLDLLPRPTQTTQPALPQSVETVQSSWMNVVEEHKNFDEEFKWREERTIYVGETQPILPVQREEQTEKQVDDDWFIQRYVPPKEAGKQRAVDVHKETKEEEVQLIKTQVKTIIIEEERREMLETSHEVGQMNPIPFEKRDVPSGLTMDTTERKAEMSQWTEEKLQRANTLTRVQMKDDWYILLDLLPRPTQTTQPALPQSAVDVHKETKEEEVQLIKTQVKTIIIEEERREMLETSHEVVQMNPIPFEKRDVPSGLTMDTTERKAEMSQWTEEKLQRANTLTRVQMKDDWYILLDFPRPTQTTQPGLPQSVLVTAVDIHKETKEEEVQLIKPQVKTIIIEEERREMLETSHEVVQMNPIPFEKRDVPSGATIYTTEQNAEIRQWIEGELQRANTLTPVQMKDDWYILLDLPTRPTQTTQPALLPSGTTKTTPVLVTAVDVHKETREEEVQLIKTQVKIMKSEEERRETLETSHEVIQMKPIPFEKRNVPSGATFYTTEQRAEIRQWIGEELQRANTLTPVQMKDDWYILLDFLPRPTQTTQPALTPSEGVSDTWILEEKRLREVQKGRLSKDVKRSHVVEDKILHPYVPAPKAEERHREVIDDWFLLLEPVSKISVNIYKRAEEDQRRKDELFKKQALAEDRRKVAGFRHPSVPIIPLTPADQPMTSTPTAQSVRITRPTYQEERLKRLEITQEITQDIKQESKVESESIIKRKKREKRIEGESIYIRHSILMLEDSDVTQEIVLNHHASVSELKRIFMEDMPVFGPTEWDRRLSTYTPVIYPKLSNGELFNGIDIMGAEGLSVM is encoded by the exons ATGACAACGTTTCCTTGCCGAGTTATTCTTTTGGACGGCGCTGTCATTGAGCGAGACTTAGAG AAAAAAGCAGTGGGCCAGGTTCTGTTTAATAAAGTCTGTGAGTATCTCAATCTTCTAGAGAGGGACTATTTTGGCCTGGCAGCATGGGATTCATCTAACAATAAG GTGTGGTTGAAATTTTCCAAACCGGTTCACAAGCAGATCAAAA GTCATGatgctacatttacattcagtGTCAAGTTTTACCCACCTGACCCCTCTTTACTGGCTGAGGACATTACAAG ATACTTACTGTGCCTTCAGCTCAGGACAGACATCCTGGCAAGCCGTCTGCCATGTCCACCAGATATTTTGGCAGTTTTGGGATCATACACAGTCCAGGCAGAATTTGGAGATTATAACCCTGAACTACACGGGAAAGAGTTCTTCAGTAATATTCCCCTTGCACCCAATCAAACTCCAGAGCTGGAGGAGGCTGTGGCAGAGCTCCATCAAACACTCAA ATCCATGAGTCCTGCTGAAGCAGATCAGGGTTTCCTGCAGAATGTCAAGACGCTCCACATGTACGGAGTACATCTGCATCCTGCTAAG GATGCCAGTGGTGGAGATGTGATGCtgggtgtgtgtgctgatggtCTAGTAGTGTATGAGGATGAGGAAAACACACAGAGTTTCAGCTGGCCCAcagttctgaatattttttacaaacacaGCAACTTCCAAGCCAGGGTTTCTCACTCAGAG GATGCATCTGAAAATACCATCAAATTCACTCTTCCCAGCTACCGTGCATGCAAATGCCTGTGGAAAAATGCTGTGGAGCATCATGGCTTCTTCAG GAATTTTAAGGACCTAGCCAAGGCTCCCCTCCAGTTGGGTTCAAGGTATCGTTTTGACGGTCTCACTCATGAGGAATCTCTAGAGGTCAGCTCCACCATCAAGCAAGCAGCTCCACGCTTTGCACGCTCAGCCATCAAGAGGAAAG CAAAAGAAAGCTTTCTTGTGGATATGAAGCGCCCAAACAGAACCGAATTTGTCGACTGGTTTCAACTGCTTGGCTCTGATGAAACATGGCCTGCTTATAGCCCAG ATAAGTACCAAGTGACAGCTGGAGAGACACTTGCTTATAAAGGAAGAGAGGAAGTGGATGAACTGGATAATGAGTGGTTTCAGCTGTTGGGTGGGCGCTCCTTTCCCACTCAGCATTCTTACTCATCCTTATCTTCAG ATTCTGACATTTTGGAAAGTGATAAATTCCAGCTTTGGAAACTGCAAGCTGATGACTGGTTTGTTCTCCTCGAACCCCACACATATCAGCCCGGTGTAAGGCACTGGAAGACCCAACAAT TGTCTTTCCAGTCCTCTCAAGCAGAAGAGCAGACAGAAGAGCTGGAATATATAAAAGGAAACTCAGAGAAGAGTATAAATATTGtctggaaaagaaaagaggttGATGCTGTGACAGAGCAACACGAGGAAGTGGAAGTGGAAAGAAACTCAATAAGTCCAGATGTTGTTGGCAAAAATCTAGAGTTGGAAACTAGGGACAGTGAGCAAATAGTGAAAGTTATGAGGGAAATGATGGAAGGTGAGGTGGATGGAGAAGAATTACAAACAGTAGTAATGTATGAACAGAGAAGGCAGGTGGTGGAACCTTATACTGGACAACTTCAGGAGGCTTTTGTTGAACAAATATTTAGAGGGATGGAAGTCGTAGACACGGTACGTGAACTGATGTTAAAGACAGGTGAAGTGGTGTCTGAGGAAAATGTAGAGGATTTAGAGAAAACATTACAAGAAGTGGAGAGCGTTGAAAGAACACTGCAGGACATAGAAAGGCTAAAAGTCAAATTACAGGAAGTAGAATTATTGGAGCAAAAACTACAAGAAGTGCAGCAGGCAGGAAGACAGCTTGGGGAGAACGATGATTGGTACATTTTGCTGGAGAACAAACTGATGGCATCTTCAGCACCTGTGAGACTTGTAGGAGTGGAAACTTCTGAAAAAAAGCTGCAGAAAAAACTTGAACAAGGAGACAGAGGAGACTGGTACCTTATGCTGGATCGCAAACCCTTAGTGGTATCTTCAGCAAATGCAG GTCTTACCATGGACACAACAGAGCGGAAAGCAGAGATGAGTCAGTGGACAGAGGAGAAACTCCAGAGAGCAAACACTCTAACACGTGTCCAGATGAAAGACGACTGGTACATTTTGCTGGACTTGCTCCCACGACCTACACAGACCACACAACCTGCACTGCCTCAATCAG TAGAGACTGTCCAGTCATCTTGGATGAATGTGGTAGAGGAGCACAAAAACTTCGATGAAGAGTTCAaatggagagaggagagaacaaTTTATGTGGGAGAAACACAACCAATTTTACCAGTACAAAGagaagaacagacagagaaacaggtgGATGATGACTGGTTTATCCAGCGGTACGTTCCTCCTAAAGAAGCAGGTAAACAGAGAG CTGTAGATGTTCACAAAGAGACCAAAGAGGAGGAGGTACAACTAATCAAAACACAAGTAAAAACGATAATAAttgaagaggagagaagagaaatgctAGAAACATCTCATGAAGTGGGTCAGATGAATCCAATCCCATTCGAGAAGAGAGATGTTCCTTCAG GTCTTACCATGGACACAACAGAGCGGAAAGCAGAGATGAGTCAGTGGACAGAGGAGAAACTCCAGAGAGCAAACACTCTAACACGTGTCCAGATGAAAGACGACTGGTACATTTTGCTGGACTTGCTCCCACGACCTACACAGACCACACAACCTGCACTGCCTCAATCAG CTGTAGATGTTCACAAAGAGACCAAAGAGGAGGAGGTACAACTAATCAAAACACAAGTAAAAACGATAATAAttgaagaggagagaagagaaatgctAGAAACATCTCATGAAGTGGTTCAGATGAATCCAATCCCATTCGAGAAGAGAGATGTTCCTTCAG GTCTTACCATGGACACAACAGAGCGGAAAGCAGAGATGAGTCAGTGGACAGAGGAGAAACTCCAGAGAGCAAACACTCTAACACGTGTCCAGATGAAAGACGACTGGTACATTTTGCTGGACTTCCCACGACCTACACAGACCACACAACCTGGACTGCCTCAATCAG TTCTTGTCACAGCTGTAGATATTCACAAAGAGACCAAAGAGGAGGAAGTACAGCTAATCAAACCACAAGTAAAAACGATAATAAttgaagaggagagaagagaaatgctAGAAACATCTCATGAAGTGGTTCAGATGAATCCAATCCCATTCGAGAAGAGAGATGTTCCTTCAG GTGCTAccatttatacaacagagcaaaACGCAGAGATTAGACAGTGGATAGAGGGGGAACTCCAAAGAGCAAACACTCTAACACCTGTCCAGATGAAAGATGACTGGTACATTTTGCTGGACTTGCCTACACGACCTACACAGACCACACAACCTGCACTGCTTCCATCAGGTACAACTAAAACCACACCAG TTCTTGTCACAGCTGTAGATGTTCACAAAGAGACCAGAGAGGAGGAAGTACAGCTAATCAAAACGcaagtaaaaataatgaaatctgaggaggagagaagagaaacgCTAGAAACATCTCATGAGGTGATTCAGATGAAACCAATTCCATTTGAGAAGAGAAATGTTCCTTCAG GTGCTAccttttatacaacagagcaaaGAGCAGAGATTAGACAGTGGATAGGGGAGGAACTCCAAAGAGCAAACACTCTAACACCTGTCCAGATGAAAGACGACTGGTACATTTTGCTGGACTTCCTTCCACGGCCTACACAGACCACACAACCTGCACTGACTCCATCAG AGGGTGTGTCAGACACATGGATTCTGGAAGAAAAGAGATTAAGGGAGGTGCAGAAGGGACGACTCAGTAAGGACGTAAAGAGAAGCCATGTGGTGGAGGACAAAATACTTCATCCATATGTGCCTGCACCAAAAGCAGAAGAGCGTCATCGGGAGGTGATTGATGATTGGTTCCTCCTGCTGGAGCCCGTTTCTAAAATAtcag TGAACATTTACAAGAGAGCCGAGGAGGACCAGCGTAGGAAGGACGAGTTGTTTAAGAAGCAAGCCTTGGCAGAAGACAGAAGAAAAGTGGCAG gattCAGACATCCATCAGTCCCTATCATCCCACTGACTCCAGCTGATCAGCCAATGACATCAACTCCCACTGCACAATCTGTTCGCATCACAAGACCCACTTATCAAGAGGAGCGTCTAAAGAGACTGGAAATCACACAGGAGATCACACAAGATATAAAGCAAGAATCTAAG GTGGAATCAGAGTCCATCATTAAGAGAAAG aaaagagagaagagaattgAGGGTGAATCCATTTATATCCGTCACAGCATTCTAATGTTAGAG gactcTGATGTGACTCAGGAGATTGTGTTGAATCATCATGCCAGTGTCAGTGAGTTAAAGCGCATCTTTATGGAGGACATGCCTGTGTTCGGTCCCACTGAGTGGGACAGGCGTCTCTCTACATACACTCCTGTCATTTACCCCAAATTATCCAACGGCGAGCT